A region of the Salvia splendens isolate huo1 chromosome 11, SspV2, whole genome shotgun sequence genome:
TGAAGCACTCAATGGGGTCGGGTTGATTATCTTTGTAACAAGGTTGGCATAGGCATAGGCATGATTAAGGTATAAAAATTGTAGAGTGAGTTCGTACTTTTCTAGTTGAATCTAGAGAAATTTTTCTACCTTTGATTCGCAACGTATGCATAGTAATTCGTTTTTTTAAAGGTGGACCATGAATGTGTAATCTAGTGTGGGAATAGAAAAATACCTGCAATGGCTTCATAACAGTCATCTCTTGATCATCACTTTTTCCTACAGCTTCTTGAGCTTGTACTTCCATTGATTCTCTTACAAGTTGTCTTAGGAAGTTTACATCATCAGACATAACACCAAATCCTTTCAAAAGCTTTGACCCGAGCTGCAAACTTGTCTGGAGAATTGAAAGGAAAAACTGTCAAGACGCTAGATcacttcaacatatttaatgACAAAAATGCAGATAGAAATACCTCTGTATTTTCAAGAATGGCATCAGTTGCGCCTGCTTTCTTCAATTCAAGCAAATGCATCATGTCCTGTGCACGGACATATATAGGAACCTGCAAGATTCAAGTATTAGCCACTCGGTAGTAATATAATGAATTTACCAAAGTAAAAAAGAAGTTTTACCGGCTACACCTGTGTATGAAAAAGTGTGCTAGTGTGTGTGCAAACAGTTAACTACAGCTTTGTGACGACATCGCTAGAAACGTAATTGGAGGGGCTCAACTGAGCCATTCTTTGATTCTGAGGGGGGATTTGGGACAAATAATCAAGGAGGGGGCAATGTGAAGGCCACAGAACACGGGAATAGTTGAGTCTATCACATAACCCTTATccttatacatacatatatatgtggagggagagagggagagagagtaaCCGCAGGAAAGACAAGACGAATGCGCTCAACAGCCTCGAGAGTCTTCTTCTTCCCtgtatacataattaaaatagcTTTGGGGGAATTGATGCCAGCAGACTGCAATACGGCTGGACGGGAACCATCGCCATAgagaacagggaaaccaagtTTCCTAGATGTCTGTAATcagttaaaaatgaaattgagtCTTAGGCTCAGCATAAGAAGTAGAAATATCCAACCTGACCAAAAAGAAAATACTAATCCTACCAGAACTGTTGGAAATTTTGCTTTCATTACATAGATTAATTATACTGTAATAGATTATAGAAAATGTAAAAAATTATTGGCTTCAGAATCTGTTTATCACCAACTAAAAATGCAAATCAATACTTGATCTAAAGACAAGATTATAGGTGTCTTGCAGGTCAGGAGCATTTCCATTAGAAATCTCGAGGATCTCAGAAGCACCAACCTTCACAACTGAAGGATCCAGATCAAAAGCGACATATGGCCACCCAGCATCACCATCGATCCCAGAAGCTAATGGGGTTGCTAAGAAATTGGCAAGGACCTTGTTCACAAAAGAGCTTACAAATATTAACTTAAAATCAAACATATTGTCAGCGAGCTAATAAGTTGGATGCATTAGAAATGATAAACGAACTCTACCTGTGCCTTTTTACCAAATCCAACTATCACAACAGGTTCGGTGGCATCAAAGTTCACAGAGTCATCAGCTTTCTGTGTCAATTAAAGAACAAGCTTATTTTACCATCTATCTAAATAAATCACATCAAATACCTGCATAAGTAACTCTCGTTATTTCAGAAACTTACATTTTCATCCTCAAATTTCTCACCAACATAATCAGCCAACTTTCTTCCCACGTCATTCAGAAACGGTGTGAGAGACATTGACAGGACAACAACAATAATGAGAAGCTTGTTCAGTTCAAGTGGTAGCACCCCAAGCCTATTACAAGTCCGGAGTTAGCATGCTGCAATTCTATGACAAAAGAATGATCGAccaagaaaaataattcattattACCTGTTTGCCAGTGAAAATACTACAAATGCAAATTCACCACCTTGAGAAAGAAGCAAGCCTATCCTTATGCTCTCTTGGAGAGTCAGTCCAACTCGGGGACCTAATGCCGTTATTATCAATGTCTTGATAACTATCAAACCTGCTAAAAGTGAGATTACATTTGGCCACTCTCGCATAAGCAGCTGCACAAAACAGGTGAATATGTATAAGGGAGTTGAAAAAGATCCAAAATGGAGGTTCTTGAGGAAACTTAATGCATCAAAACAGTGTTGTGCATAGAAGAAACATGAATCATAGAATACACCAGTAAAGGTGACGAAAGATTTACCCACACAATGCCAAAATATATCCAGTACCTGAGTGTCAATCGAAGTACCGGTTGTCACAAAAAACAACCCAAGAAGTAAGCCTCTGAAAGGCCGTATGTCGGCTTCAATCTGTGTGCGGTAGTTAGTTTCCGCTAAAAGAGCCCCAGCTAAAAATGCCCCTAGctgcaaataaataaatttagaaaCCATCTACCTTAGGTGTGAAGTATACCCATTATAGTATATATTCAAAGTATACAGCATCAAACCGTGTCACTGAAGCCCAACTTTTGGGTAATTAGTGATGTTCCTGCAACTGTAAGCAAGCAAAGAGCGACAAAAGCTTCTGAACTCCTTGCTTCTGCAACAACCTGGAATCAACAGCCGAATTTCATCGCaagcaaaataaaattttggatGTTGAATATCTTTATGATAAAGTTGTTCACACCTCAAAAACCCTCCTCAGAAGATACTTTCCACCAAGAGACAGCAGACCTAATCCAAGTAAGGCTTTTAGACTTTCTTTAAGAAGCATTGGCCAAAGACTTTCTTCAACCAAATTCTGCAGATAAAACCTTCGGAAGCTTTAGTAGTAGTTTGGTAGAAACGATGCAGCTTCAGAAACTAACAATCTGATAGGCAGCAGCCTTGCACCCAAAATCAGTTTTGTAGAAAAAGATCTATATGTTCACCATTTAATACTTTAAAATACTTAAGCAACCAGCTAGTCAAATTGGATGTGATGTGCTATCTCAGCATCAGTTTTTTGCAAGACCATTTCTTGTTCAGGTTACAAAAAGTCACGGTTCCAAGATGATGACTATAATCAAAACTAGATGAGTGACTGAAGAAAAAGAAGTGATACCTAATTCTAGAAGTGATCAATGAAACACATTTTAGGAAGTGATACCTAATTCTAGAAGTGATCAATGAAACACATTTTAGGAGCTCTCAGGCTCATCTACTGAAAACTTAAGCAAACAACCACTAAATAATTACAAGATGATTGAGGAACACACAACTGACACAAGTATACCTAAATAGGATCTTATTGTTTATGCCATCTGAATATTTCAATATACCTGGCTCTCCAGTACCGGCAGTATCACAAGAAGTGGGACAACTGCAATGTCCTGCAAATACCAAGCAGTAGGGATCCAAAAAGGTTACTAGTTTTCGAACTCTGTCATATGACCACTCCCAGCCAATTCAGTTTTATTTCCTTAAAAAGATGGGGATGTGAAAAACATAAAACACCTGTAATAGAAGTATCCCTAGAGTTGCTGACCCAAATCTGGTAGGTAGCTCCCCCTTTTCTGCAAGAAGCTATAATAGTGTGTAAGAAATTATAAGTATGACCAATGCTTTTGGCCTTTATGAATGGCCTCAGCCACCTAGTTTTTCATTCTTACTATCATGATAATGATACAAAGCTCATCTTAAAGATTTCTCTAGTACGTAATTCTTTTGAGAAAAAATTGAGCTAAGAAATCAAAGCCTGATGAGTGACAAGGAGGAAACATGAAAAACCGCTAATGAATAAACTTCCAGGTTATTAAGAAATTACATTGAAGAGCTAATGAATCTAAAATAGATCATCATTTAATTCTAAAGCCGTATCTTGTATAAAATGGTAAAGTTCAAGTGTTGATTTGATGGGTAATGGGGGCATAGTCATATAGAGAACTCAAGGCACAAAATGGGCAATAGGAGAAGGAAGAAGACAACAGCTCGATATAGAATAAAAGTCACAGTTTTATAGCTTTTGCATAGTGAACTCAAACAAGCCACGAATAAAGGAGCACCCACTATTCAGGTAATTTAAGCTGAAGTACCTGGAGAACAAATGCTGAAGAAGATAAGGAAAGAGCAGCACCAATAACCACAgcctcatcaatgcttcgaATGTTGACCTACAATTTTTCATAGAGCAACATCAAAATACAAAACGGCAGTGAAAGTAAATACTTTTTAATGTCTTAATAACGGGATATATGGAGTATACATTAATTTTTGCAATCGATTTTCCTTGGAATCAAATCAGTATGGAATATTAGACATACAATTATCTTACCAAGTCAGGTCTTGAGTGGAAAAGAAACTCCAATATTTTTGTTCCAATGGCACCGTTTGGTGGCAGCTCAAATGCTGTGAAAGCAAGAGTTGATAGTATAACCTACAAGGTGACAACACAAAATCAGCATAAAACGACAGCTTACTGCATGAATAATCAAATGGAAAATTCTAACATAACATTACAACCTGGCCTACACTAAATGCATTACTAACTTATGTAACAAGAGACACGCGGAAAGACAATCAAAAAGATGGGCTAAGACTCATCGGCTTAAAGACCTTCATGCATCTGAATCTGCTTGAACTAGTTCAGGTTCCTCCTTAATCAAGCTAGCATAATTGAGATTAGCTAAACTAGCTAGTGTCTAGTAAATAAAAGTTGCATAGCTCTAGATCAGAATAGTATATAGTTGTATCATGGTACATAGTAAAAGAACACCACGCAAGGCTAGATGAAATGCGCTCAAAAAAGTTAAAATATGAGAACAAAGTCTGGCATCACTCAGAAGTTGGATCTAGCTATATTTAGCATATTCATTGTTCTTTACCATGGATCACATCTTTTACAGGTAAAGAGCTGAAGTGAAACGGGATGATGAAGACCTTGTGGCAAAGGGACCCAAGAAATCAAATGGTTACAATGAACCAAATATCTGTCTGTATATACCTGAGTTAGCCCTAGGCCAAATGCAAATTTAGCAAGAGCAGTCAAGCGGGCAAGCGAGAGTTCCAAACCCATCTCAAACAGCTGCAAGAACTTATCTGTTAGTTATCTGATAGCCATTCTAAAGAAATGGATAACTTTATATCATAACTAGAAACTAAATAAAGATGAACACGCGGAAGACAATGAGAAAGTAAAATAGTTGTTTGGGCTTAATCCGAGTTGTCATGGAGGGATTTTAATCCagtaacaaataaatatataaaaagttgGACTTACCAAGAAGAGAATTCCCCATTCAGATAGAACTTTAACATCTGTGAGATTTCTAATCAATCCAAATTGGTTGAGAACAACCCCTGCAGAGAAGAAACCTAGAATCTGAAACAGGCAAAGAAATTAGCACTTGTTGACATAAATACGATATGCTACAAAATCAAAGAATAGATAAAATTTATTACTGTAATATTTCACAGTTGAAATCATAAAATGAGTTAAGTTCATTCTAAGTTTCACATCAGAAAGTACACAGTTGAATGCAGCCAACGTGGCAATTAGAATTATCAAGTTATTATACACAATGCAATGTTGTCAGATATTTGGCTAATCGATTCCTCTACAACAAGGAGGCCTCTTGTTTGATATGTATTGCGAGCCTACAAGGATTCCGGATCCATTTGAAGATGTGAATAAATTCTGATAGGTCAAGAACCCATGATTCTACATAATCATCCAGAACTCATTAACATATAGCTGAAAACATGTGAAATATATGAAACGACAGCATTTTACACACGAAAAGTTGCAACAAAGACAAATTTGTAAAAGTTAACGAATGAAACTTCAAGAGTCATACTCCATGTGGTCAGGTCAACTTACCGGACTAGCTTTAATCGTTTTAAAGACAGGAACCACAAGTACTGTT
Encoded here:
- the LOC121753995 gene encoding K(+) efflux antiporter 3, chloroplastic-like, with the protein product MNVSMLDAVAHAHKLKGYDISFQTNPVRSMASASLPSQCHLTVSSSCGQLAGSPSLSMIRQINCHLVYNGFKGRPLSSYSVTGRGKSHLLSRRHVKNIRFRIHASLDVAAAVDVINDLGLDTLTFLCVTVLVVPVFKTIKASPILGFFSAGVVLNQFGLIRNLTDVKVLSEWGILFLLFEMGLELSLARLTALAKFAFGLGLTQVILSTLAFTAFELPPNGAIGTKILEFLFHSRPDLVNIRSIDEAVVIGAALSLSSSAFVLQLLAEKGELPTRFGSATLGILLLQDIAVVPLLVILPVLESQNLVEESLWPMLLKESLKALLGLGLLSLGGKYLLRRVFEVVAEARSSEAFVALCLLTVAGTSLITQKLGFSDTLGAFLAGALLAETNYRTQIEADIRPFRGLLLGLFFVTTGTSIDTQLLMREWPNVISLLAGLIVIKTLIITALGPRVGLTLQESIRIGLLLSQGGEFAFVVFSLANRLGVLPLELNKLLIIVVVLSMSLTPFLNDVGRKLADYVGEKFEDENKADDSVNFDATEPVVIVGFGKKAQVLANFLATPLASGIDGDAGWPYVAFDLDPSVVKTSRKLGFPVLYGDGSRPAVLQSAGINSPKAILIMYTGKKKTLEAVERIRLVFPAVPIYVRAQDMMHLLELKKAGATDAILENTETSLQLGSKLLKGFGVMSDDVNFLRQLVRESMEVQAQEAVGKSDDQEMTVMKPLQLRAADLVGAYQPSRSARYESRASENGAMEAGGIDGDDEVVLEEDEAKGVLYCDIGTESNVANEGDVKNRVGVGNDGR